From Lysinibacillus sp. SGAir0095, the proteins below share one genomic window:
- the rlmD gene encoding 23S rRNA (uracil(1939)-C(5))-methyltransferase RlmD has translation MVAPVKKNDRRTVYIEDLTHDGNGVAKVDGYPLFIQGALPEEKVEVHVLKTLKNYGFAKIVDIIKESPDRVKAPCIYFGKCGGCQLQHLSYEGQLKWKENMVRNVMKRLGKIDAPVLPVKGMQDPWNYRNKSQIPFSMTETGPIAGFYKSKSHEIVDMERCLIQVSEADAMMANLKKKLMEIGVQPYNEASHQGMLRHVVVRKGHATGKVMIVLVTNKHKFPQKDEAVALIQKLVPNVTSIVQNINIEKTNVIFGNETVTLWGKDFIEDTIGGVRFEISARSFYQVNPVQTEVLYKQALDYAQLTGDERVIDAYCGIGTISLFLAQKAKSVMGVEIVEQAIEDAKRNSALNGFTNTYFEAGPAEEVIPRWYADGKEADVLVVDPPRKGCDEALLTTIIEQKPNRVVYVSCNPATLARDLRVMEDGGYKTMEIQPVDMFPQTTHCEAVAWLELVL, from the coding sequence ATGGTAGCACCAGTTAAGAAAAATGATCGTAGAACAGTTTATATAGAAGATTTGACACATGATGGCAATGGCGTGGCTAAGGTTGATGGGTATCCATTGTTTATCCAAGGGGCTTTGCCAGAAGAAAAGGTTGAAGTTCATGTTTTAAAAACATTAAAAAATTACGGCTTTGCGAAAATCGTAGACATTATTAAAGAATCGCCCGACAGAGTGAAGGCACCGTGTATTTATTTTGGGAAATGTGGTGGCTGCCAGCTTCAGCATTTATCCTATGAAGGACAGTTAAAATGGAAGGAGAACATGGTTCGCAATGTAATGAAACGACTAGGGAAAATCGACGCGCCTGTATTACCTGTAAAAGGCATGCAGGATCCTTGGAATTACCGAAATAAGTCGCAGATTCCATTCTCAATGACGGAAACAGGCCCCATTGCAGGCTTTTACAAATCAAAATCGCATGAAATTGTGGATATGGAACGTTGCTTAATTCAGGTAAGTGAAGCAGATGCCATGATGGCGAACCTGAAAAAAAAGCTTATGGAAATCGGAGTGCAGCCTTATAACGAAGCGTCTCATCAGGGGATGCTACGCCATGTGGTAGTTCGTAAAGGTCATGCAACAGGGAAGGTCATGATTGTTCTTGTCACAAATAAACACAAGTTCCCTCAAAAAGACGAGGCAGTTGCATTAATCCAAAAGCTTGTACCAAACGTTACGTCGATTGTTCAAAACATTAATATTGAAAAAACGAATGTGATTTTTGGAAATGAAACAGTCACACTTTGGGGGAAAGATTTCATCGAGGATACAATTGGGGGCGTACGTTTTGAGATTTCAGCGCGCTCCTTCTATCAAGTTAACCCAGTTCAAACAGAAGTCTTGTATAAACAAGCGCTAGATTACGCACAGCTAACTGGAGATGAACGAGTAATTGATGCCTACTGTGGTATCGGAACAATTTCTCTATTCTTAGCGCAAAAAGCCAAATCGGTTATGGGTGTTGAAATCGTAGAGCAAGCAATAGAAGACGCGAAACGCAATTCAGCATTAAATGGCTTCACTAACACTTATTTTGAAGCAGGCCCAGCAGAAGAAGTCATCCCACGCTGGTATGCAGATGGGAAAGAAGCGGACGTACTAGTTGTCGACCCTCCACGTAAGGGCTGTGACGAAGCGTTATTAACAACAATCATCGAACAAAAACCAAATCGTGTAGTTTATGTTTCATGTAACCCAGCAACGCTAGCTCGTGATCTTCGTGTCATGGAAGATGGCGGCTACAAAACAATGGAAATCCAGCCAGTGGACATGTTCCCGCAAACGACGCACTGTGAAGCAGTCGCGTGGTTAGAGTTAGTATTGTAA
- a CDS encoding diacylglycerol kinase, with product MKRARIIYNPTSGRELFRKHLPEVLEKLETAGYETSCHATTCEGDAKIAAAHAVERGFDIIIAAGGDGTLNEVVAGMSPYEKRPKLGVVPMGTTNDFARAIRVPRKIDEAIDIIVKGDTIPVDVGLIDDDRYFINIAAGGRITELTYEVPSKMKTLLGQLAYYLKGIEMIPSIKATTMRIEYDDEVFEGEAMMFLCGLTNSVGGFEKIAPDASINDGLFTMMILKKCNIADFIRIASLALRGEHLNDANVIYQKASVVKVTSTVDEENIHINLDGEYGGDAPVTFKNLKRHIEVFVPLNDIRDLDRVE from the coding sequence ATGAAAAGAGCGAGAATCATTTATAATCCAACGTCGGGTAGAGAACTATTCCGGAAGCATTTGCCTGAGGTGCTAGAAAAACTAGAAACAGCAGGCTATGAAACATCTTGTCATGCAACAACTTGTGAAGGAGACGCTAAAATCGCTGCTGCACACGCTGTTGAACGTGGTTTCGATATTATTATTGCAGCTGGCGGAGACGGTACTCTGAATGAAGTTGTAGCTGGGATGAGTCCCTATGAAAAGAGGCCAAAGCTAGGCGTCGTACCTATGGGAACAACAAATGATTTTGCCCGTGCAATCCGAGTTCCTAGAAAAATCGACGAAGCAATCGATATTATTGTCAAAGGCGATACAATTCCAGTAGATGTTGGATTAATAGATGATGACCGTTATTTCATCAATATTGCTGCAGGTGGCCGCATTACCGAACTGACATACGAAGTACCGAGCAAAATGAAAACCCTTTTAGGACAACTTGCTTATTACTTAAAGGGCATTGAGATGATTCCATCAATTAAAGCAACAACAATGCGAATCGAATACGATGATGAGGTTTTCGAAGGTGAAGCCATGATGTTCTTATGCGGCTTAACGAATTCGGTTGGGGGATTTGAAAAAATCGCTCCTGACGCTAGTATTAACGATGGCCTCTTCACTATGATGATTCTAAAAAAATGTAATATCGCTGATTTTATAAGAATTGCGTCTTTAGCTTTACGTGGAGAACATCTGAACGACGCGAACGTAATCTACCAAAAGGCGAGTGTGGTAAAAGTAACATCTACTGTTGATGAAGAAAACATTCATATCAACCTAGATGGAGAGTACGGCGGCGATGCACCTGTTACCTTCAAGAATCTAAAAAGACATATCGAAGTATTTGTCCCACTCAACGACATCCGCGACTTGGATCGAGTGGAATAA
- a CDS encoding thioredoxin family protein, whose translation MKTEQQYFEESMTMVEYMDQMSTNLKEPSFKVYESFNVNPEDEVFQLLKAKKPHILAITEDWCGDAMLNNPVIRKIAEEANLEIRCAFRDADTDLIDRYLTNGGRGIPIYLFLSEQGDVIGKWGPRAQELQQLVMDMRAELPEKDNPSFEEKQKEMYTNLQEKYVKDPQCAKWVYEDMKTVITKALS comes from the coding sequence ATGAAAACCGAACAACAATATTTTGAAGAATCCATGACAATGGTAGAATACATGGATCAAATGTCAACAAACCTAAAAGAGCCAAGCTTTAAGGTCTACGAAAGCTTCAACGTGAATCCAGAAGATGAAGTCTTCCAATTATTAAAAGCGAAAAAACCTCATATTTTAGCAATAACAGAAGACTGGTGTGGGGATGCTATGTTAAATAACCCAGTCATCCGCAAAATTGCCGAAGAAGCGAATTTAGAAATTCGTTGTGCATTCCGTGATGCAGATACAGACTTAATCGATCGATACCTAACAAATGGAGGACGAGGGATACCCATTTATCTTTTCTTAAGTGAACAAGGCGACGTAATTGGAAAATGGGGACCTCGTGCACAAGAATTGCAACAACTAGTCATGGATATGCGTGCAGAACTTCCTGAAAAAGACAACCCGTCATTTGAAGAAAAACAAAAAGAGATGTATACTAACTTGCAGGAGAAATATGTAAAAGACCCACAATGTGCAAAATGGGTCTACGAAGATATGAAGACTGTCATTACAAAAGCGTTATCATAA
- the gatB gene encoding Asp-tRNA(Asn)/Glu-tRNA(Gln) amidotransferase subunit GatB translates to MNFETVIGLEVHVELKTNSKIFSPAPNHFGAEPNTNTTVIDLGYPGVLPVLNKNVVDYAMKAALALNMDINQQTKFDRKNYFYPDNPKAYQISQFDKPIGENGWIEIEIEGTDGQPGYTKKIGITRLHMEEDAGKLTHAEGYSLVDFNRQGTPLVEIVSEPDIRTPAEAYAYLEKLKAIIQYTGVSDVRMEEGSLRCDANISIRPYGQEEFGTKAELKNLNSFNFVRKGLEYEEVRQAEVLMSGGEIQQETRRFDEKTGRTILMRVKEGTDDYRYFPEPDLVDLHIDDEWLERVKASIPELPDARKKRYVEELGLNNYDASVLVVNKVISDFFDEMTALGADAKLSANWLMGDVSAYLNAEQKELADTPLTPANLAGMVKIIADGTISSKIAKKVFTELVQNGGDANEIVKAKGLVQISDPSVLLGLVTEVLDANPQSIEDFKNGKDRAIGFLVGQIMKASKGQANPPMVNKILLEEINKR, encoded by the coding sequence ATGAACTTTGAAACAGTAATAGGCTTAGAAGTACACGTTGAATTAAAAACTAATTCTAAAATTTTCTCTCCAGCACCAAACCATTTCGGTGCAGAGCCAAATACAAATACAACAGTAATCGACCTTGGTTACCCAGGGGTATTACCTGTGTTGAATAAAAACGTTGTTGATTATGCCATGAAAGCTGCACTTGCACTTAACATGGATATTAACCAACAAACAAAATTTGACCGTAAAAATTACTTCTATCCAGACAATCCGAAAGCTTATCAAATCTCTCAATTTGATAAACCAATCGGTGAGAATGGTTGGATTGAAATCGAAATCGAAGGTACAGATGGTCAACCAGGCTATACGAAAAAAATCGGAATCACTCGTCTTCATATGGAAGAAGATGCTGGTAAATTGACACATGCTGAAGGCTATTCTCTAGTAGACTTTAACCGTCAAGGGACACCACTTGTGGAAATCGTATCGGAGCCAGATATCCGCACACCAGCGGAGGCTTATGCATATCTTGAAAAATTGAAAGCAATTATCCAATATACGGGCGTTTCTGATGTGCGTATGGAAGAAGGATCACTTCGTTGTGATGCCAACATTTCAATTCGCCCTTATGGTCAAGAAGAATTCGGTACAAAAGCAGAGCTTAAAAACTTAAACTCATTCAACTTTGTCCGTAAAGGTCTTGAATATGAAGAAGTACGACAAGCGGAAGTATTAATGTCAGGTGGAGAAATTCAGCAAGAAACGCGTCGTTTTGATGAGAAAACCGGTAGAACAATTTTAATGCGTGTAAAAGAGGGAACGGATGATTACCGTTACTTCCCAGAGCCAGACTTAGTGGACCTTCATATTGATGATGAGTGGTTAGAACGTGTTAAAGCTTCAATCCCAGAGCTTCCAGATGCGCGTAAAAAACGCTACGTTGAAGAACTTGGCTTAAATAATTACGATGCTAGTGTCCTTGTAGTAAACAAAGTCATTTCAGATTTCTTCGATGAAATGACGGCACTGGGTGCAGATGCAAAACTTTCCGCTAACTGGTTAATGGGTGATGTGTCAGCTTACTTAAACGCAGAACAAAAAGAGCTTGCAGATACGCCATTAACACCTGCTAACTTGGCTGGTATGGTGAAAATAATTGCAGATGGCACAATTTCATCTAAAATTGCGAAAAAAGTATTCACGGAGCTTGTGCAAAACGGTGGAGACGCGAACGAAATCGTTAAAGCAAAAGGTTTGGTTCAAATCTCAGATCCATCTGTATTACTTGGTTTAGTTACAGAGGTGCTTGATGCCAACCCACAATCTATTGAAGACTTTAAAAACGGGAAAGACCGTGCAATTGGCTTCTTAGTAGGTCAAATCATGAAAGCTTCAAAAGGACAAGCAAACCCACCAATGGTTAACAAAATCTTGCTTGAAGAAATTAATAAAAGATAG
- the gatA gene encoding Asp-tRNA(Asn)/Glu-tRNA(Gln) amidotransferase subunit GatA, translating into MTLFKLSSKELQEGLHNGEFKIADLTNEAFARIENLDNDVQAFLALNKEKATEQAAQMDQVPFEQRGPLFGLPIGVKDNIVTEGLETTCASKILEGFMPIYDATVVKKLREAGMVTVGKLNMDEFAMGSSNENSAYKTTKNPWNLNHVPGGSSGASAASVAAGEVPFSLGSDTGGSIRQPAAYCGVVGMKPTYGRVSRFGLVAFASSLDQIGPISRNVYDNALLLEAIAGVDPNDSTSADVPVPNYASKLDGDIKGLRIAVPKEYLGEGVKEEVKNSVLEALEVLKGLGATVDEVSLPHSKYALAAYYILSSSEASSNLSRFDGIRYGFRAEGVKNLMELYKETRAQGFGEEVKRRIMLGTYSLSAGTYDAYYRKAQQARTLIKQDYDKVFEDYDVIIGPTAPTAAFEIGANIDDPMTMYANDILTIPINLAGVPAISIPCGFDNGMPLGLQIIGKHFDEETIYRTAYAYEQATNFHAQTPQIWEGK; encoded by the coding sequence ATGACGTTATTCAAACTTTCATCAAAAGAATTACAAGAAGGCTTACATAACGGCGAATTTAAGATCGCTGATTTAACGAACGAAGCATTTGCTCGTATCGAAAACCTAGATAACGATGTACAAGCTTTCTTAGCTTTAAACAAAGAAAAAGCAACTGAACAAGCTGCTCAAATGGATCAAGTACCATTCGAACAACGTGGACCTTTATTCGGTTTACCAATCGGTGTTAAAGACAACATCGTAACAGAAGGACTAGAAACAACATGTGCTTCTAAAATTTTAGAAGGCTTTATGCCAATCTATGATGCAACTGTAGTGAAAAAACTACGTGAAGCAGGCATGGTAACAGTTGGGAAGCTAAACATGGATGAATTCGCTATGGGTTCATCAAATGAAAACTCTGCCTATAAAACTACAAAAAACCCATGGAATTTAAATCATGTACCAGGAGGATCTTCAGGTGCATCTGCAGCTTCAGTTGCAGCAGGTGAAGTACCTTTCTCTTTAGGTTCTGATACTGGTGGTTCGATCCGTCAACCTGCAGCATATTGTGGAGTTGTAGGAATGAAACCTACGTATGGTCGTGTATCACGTTTTGGTTTAGTAGCGTTCGCATCTTCACTAGATCAAATTGGACCAATCTCTCGTAATGTCTATGATAATGCACTTCTTTTAGAAGCGATTGCAGGAGTAGACCCTAACGACTCAACTTCAGCAGACGTTCCAGTACCAAACTACGCTTCTAAGTTAGATGGAGATATTAAAGGCCTACGTATTGCAGTACCTAAAGAATACCTTGGTGAAGGTGTTAAAGAAGAAGTGAAAAATTCAGTATTGGAAGCACTTGAAGTATTAAAAGGCTTAGGCGCTACGGTTGATGAAGTGTCACTTCCTCACTCTAAATACGCTTTAGCGGCTTACTATATTCTTTCATCTTCAGAGGCTTCTTCTAACCTTTCACGTTTTGACGGTATCCGTTATGGCTTCCGCGCTGAGGGCGTGAAAAACTTAATGGAGCTATATAAAGAAACGCGTGCACAAGGCTTTGGAGAAGAAGTAAAACGTCGTATTATGTTAGGTACTTATTCATTAAGTGCTGGTACTTACGATGCTTACTACAGAAAAGCACAACAAGCACGTACATTAATCAAACAAGATTACGATAAAGTGTTTGAAGACTATGATGTTATTATTGGACCAACTGCTCCAACAGCAGCATTCGAAATCGGCGCTAATATTGATGACCCAATGACGATGTATGCTAACGACATCTTAACGATTCCAATTAACCTTGCGGGTGTTCCTGCAATTTCAATTCCGTGTGGTTTTGATAACGGAATGCCATTAGGCTTACAAATCATCGGGAAACATTTTGATGAGGAAACAATCTATCGCACAGCATACGCTTATGAACAAGCGACGAATTTCCATGCACAAACTCCTCAAATTTGGGAGGGTAAATAA
- the gatC gene encoding Asp-tRNA(Asn)/Glu-tRNA(Gln) amidotransferase subunit GatC, with amino-acid sequence MAKLSKEEVKHVAHLARLAITDEEAEKFANQLGKITDFAQTLNELDTTNVEPTSHVLPIVNVMREDVAQNGLDRDVMMLNVKEQVDGQVKVPSILED; translated from the coding sequence ATGGCGAAATTATCAAAAGAAGAAGTAAAACACGTTGCTCATTTAGCTCGTCTTGCTATTACTGATGAAGAGGCGGAGAAATTTGCAAACCAATTAGGGAAAATTACTGACTTCGCACAAACATTAAATGAACTAGACACAACAAATGTGGAACCAACATCACATGTTTTACCAATCGTGAATGTAATGCGTGAAGACGTTGCACAAAATGGTCTAGACCGTGATGTAATGATGCTGAACGTAAAAGAACAAGTGGATGGCCAAGTAAAAGTACCATCAATTTTAGAAGACTAA
- a CDS encoding CamS family sex pheromone protein, whose product MNRFRWIPAMVVVAMLAGCVPSLKEDTEVLKDTDETESVVETTIIPSMQLSDSYYRTLVPYKESASRGLVVSNLYTKYDIKEVEEGLMRLSQNVYDTDSYYFQEGQYLDTDTIKNWLARSNQNQDESEELRGLNPPDVDANGQTLDPVVRAQEAPIYLAHVIEQNYLVKTDDNKVKLGGISIGLALNSIYYYQKEQYGDTFEEPIPDAELEQKGKEIAEEVISRLRQRSELQDVPIVIGLFKQAANNSIVPGSYFSFSVSEKGQNALGDWQGINEKYVTFPMSSPEELYRTVNTSFQNFKQDVDKYFSNYTSVIGRGFYQNDTLRKLSIEVPIQFYGTTEIIGFTQYLSGVIMQHLPVDVDIEVNITSINGAEALIIKKRNEQEPFVHIYDY is encoded by the coding sequence ATGAACCGATTTCGCTGGATTCCGGCGATGGTCGTTGTTGCAATGCTAGCAGGTTGTGTGCCTTCTCTTAAAGAAGATACAGAAGTGTTAAAAGATACAGATGAAACTGAAAGCGTAGTTGAAACGACAATCATCCCAAGTATGCAATTGAGTGATAGTTATTATAGAACGTTAGTACCTTATAAAGAAAGTGCTAGCCGAGGGTTAGTCGTGTCAAATTTATATACAAAATATGACATTAAAGAAGTAGAAGAAGGTTTAATGCGACTTTCACAAAATGTATATGATACAGATAGCTATTACTTCCAGGAAGGTCAGTATTTAGATACAGACACGATTAAGAACTGGTTGGCAAGAAGTAATCAAAATCAAGATGAGTCAGAAGAATTACGGGGCTTAAATCCTCCTGATGTGGACGCCAATGGGCAAACATTAGATCCGGTAGTGAGGGCACAAGAAGCACCAATTTATCTGGCACATGTCATTGAGCAAAATTATCTTGTTAAAACAGATGATAATAAGGTGAAACTTGGAGGCATATCGATTGGACTTGCACTAAATTCAATCTACTATTACCAAAAAGAACAATATGGCGATACATTTGAAGAGCCTATTCCTGATGCCGAGCTTGAACAAAAAGGCAAAGAGATTGCAGAAGAAGTAATTTCAAGACTTCGTCAACGGTCTGAGCTTCAAGATGTACCAATAGTCATTGGATTATTTAAGCAAGCAGCTAATAATTCGATTGTCCCTGGATCATATTTTTCATTTAGCGTTTCAGAGAAAGGTCAAAATGCTTTAGGCGATTGGCAAGGTATAAACGAGAAGTATGTGACATTCCCAATGTCTTCACCAGAAGAACTTTATCGTACTGTAAATACAAGCTTCCAAAACTTTAAACAGGATGTAGATAAGTATTTTTCCAATTACACGAGCGTGATTGGAAGAGGCTTCTATCAAAACGACACACTACGTAAACTCTCAATCGAAGTCCCAATCCAATTTTATGGAACTACCGAAATCATTGGATTTACGCAGTATTTGTCCGGAGTTATCATGCAGCATCTGCCTGTAGATGTAGACATCGAAGTAAACATTACATCCATTAACGGTGCAGAAGCATTAATCATAAAAAAACGAAACGAACAAGAACCTTTCGTTCATATCTATGACTACTAA
- the ligA gene encoding NAD-dependent DNA ligase LigA, whose protein sequence is MNEIEKRVAELNKLLHEYGHAYYVLDKPLVPDAVYDQFLHELIALEKENPSLIYPDSPTGRVGGTPLQGFKKVTHTYPMLSLSNAFGEEDLRDFDRKIRQAIGNDFSYVCELKIDGLAIALRYENGVFVQGATRGDGTVGEDITANLRTIRAIPLRLKEPVTIEVRGEAYMPKNSFAALNKARSEKGEELFANPRNAAAGSLRQLDPKIAASRNLSTFIYSIGGDGEAYGIDSHAEMLDYLETLGFPSNKEREFCETIEDVLAFINKWTENRLNLAYEIDGIVVKVNRYAHQDELGFTAKSPRWAIAYKFPAEEVITTITGIELTVGRTGVITPTAILTPVQVAGTTVGRASLHNEDLIREKDIRIGDTVIIHKAGDIIPEVVGVILEQRPEDSIPFEMPTNCIACGDDLVRIEGEVALRCVNPKCPAQIAEGIKHFVSRNAMNIDGLGEKVVEQLLRAEYIRDVADLYHLEKEQLVKLERMGEKSATNLVDAIENSKENSVERLLFGLGIRHVGAKAAKLLAEQFESMDALMLAKEEDITAVHEIGDKMADSIVTYFANDEVKELIERLKAVGVNMIYKGKKIQVEAGENPFAGKTIVLTGKLSQLTRNEAKAKIEELGGSVTGSVSKKTDLVIAGEDAGSKLTKATELGIEVWDENRLVEQLQQ, encoded by the coding sequence ATGAACGAAATCGAAAAACGAGTTGCCGAGCTAAATAAACTACTTCATGAGTATGGGCATGCATACTATGTGTTGGACAAGCCACTTGTGCCAGATGCTGTCTATGATCAGTTTTTACATGAATTAATCGCTCTTGAAAAAGAGAATCCATCATTAATATATCCTGATTCTCCTACAGGACGAGTTGGTGGCACTCCGCTTCAAGGATTTAAAAAGGTAACCCATACGTATCCGATGCTAAGTTTATCGAATGCTTTTGGTGAAGAGGATTTAAGGGACTTTGACAGAAAAATTCGCCAAGCAATCGGGAATGACTTTTCTTATGTTTGTGAACTGAAAATTGATGGGCTCGCTATTGCGTTACGCTATGAAAATGGTGTGTTTGTACAGGGTGCTACACGTGGGGATGGGACAGTTGGTGAGGATATTACCGCGAATTTGAGAACAATCCGCGCTATTCCTCTTCGATTAAAGGAACCTGTAACAATTGAAGTTCGTGGTGAAGCCTATATGCCTAAAAATTCCTTTGCAGCCTTAAATAAAGCGCGTAGCGAAAAAGGTGAAGAGCTATTCGCCAACCCGCGTAACGCGGCGGCTGGTTCACTCCGTCAACTAGATCCGAAAATCGCCGCAAGCCGTAATCTTTCCACATTTATTTACTCTATTGGCGGTGATGGCGAAGCCTACGGAATCGATTCGCATGCAGAAATGCTGGATTATCTAGAGACATTAGGTTTCCCATCAAATAAAGAGCGTGAGTTTTGTGAAACAATTGAAGACGTACTGGCGTTTATAAATAAGTGGACTGAAAATCGCCTAAATCTTGCCTATGAGATTGACGGGATTGTAGTAAAAGTGAATCGCTATGCTCATCAAGATGAACTAGGATTTACAGCAAAAAGTCCTCGTTGGGCAATTGCTTACAAATTTCCAGCTGAAGAGGTTATTACAACAATCACAGGAATTGAGCTTACAGTAGGCCGTACAGGGGTCATTACACCGACAGCTATTTTAACTCCTGTACAAGTAGCTGGAACAACTGTGGGAAGAGCATCTCTTCACAACGAAGACTTAATTCGGGAAAAGGATATCCGAATTGGAGATACAGTCATTATTCATAAAGCAGGCGATATTATCCCGGAAGTTGTTGGTGTCATTCTGGAACAAAGACCAGAGGATTCCATCCCATTTGAAATGCCGACAAACTGTATTGCATGTGGAGATGATTTAGTTCGTATTGAAGGAGAAGTAGCGTTACGCTGTGTAAACCCTAAATGTCCTGCCCAAATCGCAGAAGGAATTAAGCACTTTGTCTCTCGTAATGCGATGAATATTGATGGCCTTGGCGAAAAGGTAGTTGAACAACTCCTACGTGCAGAATATATTCGGGATGTTGCAGACCTTTATCATCTAGAAAAAGAACAACTGGTAAAGCTTGAACGTATGGGTGAGAAATCCGCTACAAATCTGGTAGATGCCATCGAAAATTCAAAGGAAAACTCAGTTGAGCGACTACTATTTGGCTTAGGAATTCGTCATGTAGGTGCAAAGGCAGCGAAACTTTTGGCAGAACAATTTGAATCGATGGATGCCCTAATGCTTGCAAAAGAGGAAGACATTACGGCTGTTCATGAAATTGGCGATAAAATGGCGGATTCGATCGTTACTTACTTTGCTAATGATGAAGTGAAAGAGTTGATTGAGCGACTGAAAGCAGTTGGTGTCAACATGATTTATAAAGGGAAAAAAATACAGGTTGAAGCCGGAGAAAATCCATTTGCAGGTAAGACAATTGTATTAACAGGTAAATTATCTCAATTGACACGTAATGAAGCAAAGGCGAAAATAGAAGAGTTGGGCGGAAGTGTAACAGGTAGTGTTAGTAAAAAGACAGACCTGGTAATTGCAGGCGAAGATGCTGGCTCGAAGCTTACAAAAGCCACAGAACTAGGCATTGAAGTTTGGGACGAAAACCGCCTAGTAGAACAATTACAACAGTAA